A genome region from Arthrobacter agilis includes the following:
- a CDS encoding class I SAM-dependent methyltransferase, whose amino-acid sequence MIVPDISQDAAAVADHYDELDPVYRAVWGEHVHHGLWVTGRETSTEAVEALVDTVGDRLRLVPGEACIDIGCGYGSTARLLAATRGVRVTGFTLSAEQYRYAAACPGPDVDIQLRDWFANGLADASADAAWAIESSEHMVDKPGFFAEAHRVLTPGGRLVVCAWLAETDAGGWKVRHLLEPICREGRLPAMGTREEYEAMARAAGFTIDGYEDASRRVARTWTICARRLAKALLVDRETRRLALGGRNRVFLLSIPRLILAYRTGAMRYGIFTLSAASEAPAPRAATPAGD is encoded by the coding sequence GTGATTGTCCCCGACATCTCCCAGGACGCCGCGGCGGTCGCGGACCACTACGACGAGCTCGATCCGGTCTATCGCGCCGTCTGGGGCGAGCACGTCCATCACGGACTCTGGGTGACGGGTCGCGAGACGTCCACCGAGGCCGTCGAGGCGCTCGTCGACACCGTGGGCGACCGGCTCCGCCTCGTACCCGGAGAGGCGTGCATCGACATCGGCTGCGGCTACGGCTCCACCGCACGGCTGCTCGCGGCGACGCGTGGGGTCCGCGTGACCGGCTTCACGCTCTCCGCCGAGCAATACCGCTACGCCGCCGCGTGCCCCGGGCCCGACGTCGACATCCAGCTGCGCGACTGGTTCGCCAACGGGCTGGCCGACGCCTCGGCCGATGCCGCCTGGGCGATCGAGTCGAGCGAGCACATGGTCGACAAGCCCGGGTTCTTCGCCGAGGCGCATCGCGTGCTGACGCCCGGCGGCCGCCTCGTGGTCTGCGCGTGGCTCGCGGAGACGGATGCCGGCGGGTGGAAGGTGCGTCACCTGCTCGAGCCGATCTGCCGCGAAGGGCGCCTGCCGGCGATGGGCACGCGCGAGGAGTACGAGGCGATGGCGAGGGCGGCGGGCTTCACGATCGACGGCTACGAGGATGCCAGCCGCCGCGTCGCGCGCACCTGGACGATCTGCGCCCGTCGGCTCGCGAAGGCCCTGCTCGTCGATCGCGAGACCCGCCGCCTCGCCCTCGGCGGACGCAACCGCGTCTTCCTGCTGAGCATCCCCCGCCTGATCCTGGCCTACCGTACCGGTGCGATGCGCTACGGGATCTTCACGCTGTCGGCGGCGAGTGAGGCCCCGGCGCCACGCGCAGCCACCCCTGCCGGGGACTGA
- a CDS encoding helix-turn-helix transcriptional regulator → MIETSARLLQLLSLLQLRREWTGPALAQRMEVTERTVRRDIGKLRTLGYPINASPGVAGGYQLGAGAQLPPLLLDDDEALAVAIGLTAVTASPVSGVGEASVRALTKLEQVLPPRLRPRFSGLRSAVTRMAAASTPVNPEVLTAFSAAITERRCVAFRYDRHDGESSRRIVEPYRLVDTGRRWYLVAFDRSREDWRTFRVDRCRSVPVARDRFAPRTLPAADLAAYVQESITRSPFSYDAVIRFHAPLHELEARVPPTTGTLEADGDHATLLRAGFDSLDFPLAYVASWDIDFEVLEPAEMRERAVVVAERLRRSAGAPARTDDAVQAGPSPQ, encoded by the coding sequence ATGATCGAGACGTCGGCACGCCTGCTGCAGCTCCTCTCGCTCCTCCAGCTGCGACGCGAGTGGACCGGTCCGGCCCTCGCGCAGCGCATGGAGGTCACGGAACGCACGGTCCGCCGGGACATCGGGAAGCTCCGCACCCTGGGCTACCCCATCAACGCGTCGCCCGGCGTGGCGGGCGGCTACCAGCTGGGCGCCGGCGCCCAGCTGCCACCGCTCCTGCTCGACGACGACGAGGCGCTCGCCGTCGCGATCGGCCTCACCGCGGTCACGGCGAGTCCCGTCTCGGGGGTCGGCGAGGCGTCCGTCCGGGCCCTCACCAAACTGGAGCAGGTGCTGCCACCCCGCCTCCGGCCCCGCTTCTCCGGCCTCCGCTCGGCGGTGACCCGCATGGCGGCGGCGAGCACACCCGTGAATCCCGAAGTACTCACCGCGTTCTCCGCGGCCATCACCGAGCGCCGCTGCGTGGCCTTCCGCTACGACCGGCACGATGGCGAGTCCTCCCGGCGCATCGTGGAACCGTACCGGCTCGTGGACACGGGCCGACGCTGGTACCTCGTGGCCTTCGACCGTTCACGGGAGGACTGGCGGACCTTCCGGGTGGATCGCTGCCGGAGCGTCCCCGTGGCACGCGACCGCTTCGCACCCCGGACCCTGCCGGCCGCGGACCTCGCCGCCTATGTGCAGGAATCCATCACCCGCTCGCCCTTCTCCTACGACGCCGTCATCCGGTTCCATGCGCCCCTGCACGAGTTGGAAGCACGCGTGCCGCCGACCACGGGAACCCTGGAGGCGGACGGCGACCACGCCACACTGCTCCGGGCCGGCTTCGACTCGCTCGATTTCCCCCTCGCCTACGTGGCGAGCTGGGACATCGACTTCGAGGTCCTCGAGCCGGCCGAGATGCGCGAGCGGGCCGTGGTCGTCGCCGAACGCCTGCGCCGATCGGCGGGCGCTCCCGCCCGTACCGACGACGCCGTGCAGGCCGGGCCCAGCCCTCAGTGA
- the hrpA gene encoding ATP-dependent RNA helicase HrpA — MTLTISYPADLPVSERRADIMAAIAANQVTIIAGETGSGKTTQIPKMCLELGLAEHGLIGHTQPRRLAARTVAERIAEELQVPLGEEVGYQVRFTGSVGRTTKIKLMTDGILLAEIQHDRMLRKYSTIIIDEAHERSLNIDFILGYLRRILPERPDLKVIITSATIDPERFAAHFAADAAVENTSPAPIIEVSGRTYPVEIRYRPLDQPPGGLDDGDGGADSELEEERDPLDAVCDAVDELSLEAPGDILVFFSGEREIRDAADALRARIQSTTRLRGTEVLPLFARLSLEEQHRVFRPTGSHRRIVLATNVAETSLTVPGIKYVIDTGTARISRYSHRTKVQRLPIERVSQASANQRSGRSGRVSNGIAIRLYSEEDFASRRPFTEPEILRTSLAAVILQMAAMGVTRSPKDIAEFPFVEPPETKAINDGVALLRELGALKDDGGLSAVGRKLAQLPVDPRLGRMIVEAGARGAVKEVMVLAAALTIQDPRERPSADQPAKQQQAAEKHKRFVDENSDFTAYLNLWRYLQEKQAELSSTQFRKLCRTEFINYLRVREWQDLFQQLRQLAKPLGITLPAGPVDPVGLHEQIHVSLLSGLLSNIGLYDQRKREYAGARGTRFAVFPGSALFKKSPDWVMAAELVETSRLWARVVARIDPLWAEQVAPHLVKRTYSEPHWSRKMGSVMAYEKVTLYGVPIVPQRRINYGRIDREVARELFIRHALVEGDWKTHHTFFSRNQARLAEVDELENRLRRRDLRVDDETLFEFYDQRIGPDVVSERHFDSWWKKARHEHPDLLDFDPEQLLSEDAAELDEAAFPSVWHQAGFELPLTYEFSPLTPGAHDGVTVTIPVLFLNQLEPKPFRWQIPGQRVELVTALIKSLPKQIRKNFVPAPDVARTAVAALAADFDPAQDDLEASLELALRRLRGHIIPPGSWNWSAVPQHLLMMFRIVDAGGRVLDESRDLEALKESLAPAVSRAIAQSLGATPGSTRPSGGPGRGGRGGGTGPAGRDDGRAAGTRGGRGAPVTDAPRAGSGVAPASRGGVAVAEAPAVAERTGETSWVFGTLEREVSRTVAGHRVTGFPAVVDEGTSVGLKVFPDAGQQATVMRAGVIRLLSLRIPSPAKYVLEHLSNTEKLTFSQNPHGSVAELIRDCSLAAIDKLVPEELPWTEEAFDRLYEAVRAELIDTVFTVTATVERVLSSTRRIQKQLKGTTSLALITALNDVRSQLEHLVYPGFVAATGYAQLAHLPRYLRAIEVRLEKLPTNVQRDGLGMAVVQRLEDEYDDAVASLAAGRHRPAALRRVRWMIEELRVSLFAQDLGTAYSVSEKRVRTALNEALAATR; from the coding sequence ATGACACTGACAATCTCCTACCCCGCGGACCTCCCTGTCTCGGAGCGCCGGGCAGACATCATGGCCGCGATCGCGGCCAACCAGGTCACCATCATCGCCGGTGAGACCGGGTCCGGGAAGACGACGCAGATCCCCAAGATGTGCCTCGAGCTCGGGCTGGCGGAGCACGGACTGATCGGCCACACCCAGCCCCGGCGCCTCGCTGCACGCACCGTGGCCGAGCGTATCGCCGAGGAGCTGCAGGTACCGCTCGGCGAGGAGGTGGGCTACCAGGTCCGCTTCACCGGCTCGGTGGGCCGCACGACGAAGATCAAGCTCATGACCGACGGCATCCTGCTCGCCGAGATCCAGCACGACCGGATGCTGCGCAAATACAGCACCATCATCATCGACGAGGCGCACGAGCGCAGCCTCAACATCGACTTCATCCTCGGCTATCTCCGGCGGATCCTGCCCGAGCGCCCGGACCTCAAGGTCATCATCACCTCGGCCACCATCGACCCGGAGCGCTTCGCCGCCCACTTCGCCGCCGACGCCGCCGTCGAGAACACCTCCCCCGCGCCGATCATCGAGGTCTCCGGGCGCACCTACCCCGTGGAGATCCGGTACCGGCCGCTCGACCAGCCGCCCGGCGGGCTCGACGACGGCGACGGCGGCGCGGACAGCGAGCTCGAGGAGGAACGCGATCCCCTCGATGCCGTCTGCGACGCGGTGGACGAGCTGTCCCTCGAGGCGCCGGGCGACATCCTCGTCTTCTTCTCCGGCGAGCGCGAGATCCGCGACGCCGCCGACGCGCTCCGGGCACGGATCCAGTCGACGACGCGGCTGCGCGGCACGGAGGTCCTGCCCCTGTTCGCGCGCCTGTCCCTCGAGGAGCAGCACCGGGTCTTCCGCCCCACGGGCAGCCACCGCCGGATCGTGCTCGCCACGAACGTCGCCGAGACCTCCCTCACCGTGCCGGGCATCAAGTACGTGATCGACACGGGCACGGCGCGCATCTCGCGCTACTCCCACCGCACCAAGGTGCAGCGCCTGCCGATCGAGCGCGTCTCCCAGGCGTCCGCGAACCAGCGCTCGGGCCGCAGCGGGCGTGTCTCCAACGGCATCGCCATCCGCCTCTACTCCGAGGAGGACTTCGCGTCGCGGCGTCCGTTCACCGAGCCGGAGATCCTCCGCACGAGCCTCGCCGCCGTCATCCTGCAGATGGCGGCCATGGGCGTCACGCGCAGCCCGAAGGACATCGCCGAGTTCCCGTTCGTGGAACCGCCCGAGACCAAGGCGATCAACGACGGCGTGGCCCTGCTGCGCGAGCTCGGCGCCCTGAAGGACGACGGCGGACTCTCAGCCGTCGGACGCAAGCTCGCCCAGCTCCCCGTCGACCCCCGGCTGGGACGCATGATCGTCGAGGCCGGCGCCCGCGGTGCCGTCAAGGAGGTCATGGTCCTCGCTGCGGCGCTGACCATCCAGGACCCGCGCGAGCGGCCCTCCGCCGACCAGCCCGCGAAGCAGCAGCAGGCGGCGGAGAAGCACAAGCGTTTCGTCGACGAGAACTCGGACTTCACCGCCTACCTCAACCTGTGGCGCTACCTGCAGGAGAAGCAGGCCGAACTCTCCTCGACGCAGTTCCGGAAGCTGTGCCGCACCGAGTTCATCAACTACCTGCGCGTACGCGAGTGGCAGGACCTCTTCCAGCAGCTGCGCCAGCTCGCCAAGCCTCTCGGCATCACGCTGCCCGCCGGCCCCGTGGACCCTGTGGGCCTGCACGAGCAGATCCACGTCAGCCTGCTCTCGGGGCTGCTCAGCAACATCGGGCTCTACGACCAGCGCAAGCGCGAGTACGCCGGGGCACGGGGCACCCGCTTCGCCGTCTTCCCCGGGTCCGCGCTGTTCAAGAAGTCGCCCGACTGGGTCATGGCCGCCGAGCTCGTGGAGACCTCCCGGCTCTGGGCCAGGGTCGTCGCCCGCATCGACCCGCTGTGGGCCGAGCAGGTGGCGCCGCACCTCGTGAAGCGCACCTACAGCGAGCCACACTGGTCCCGGAAGATGGGCTCGGTCATGGCGTACGAGAAGGTCACGCTGTACGGCGTGCCGATCGTGCCGCAGCGCCGCATCAACTACGGCCGGATCGACCGGGAGGTCGCCCGTGAGCTGTTCATCCGCCACGCCCTCGTGGAGGGCGACTGGAAGACGCACCACACGTTCTTCAGCCGCAACCAGGCCCGCCTGGCCGAGGTGGACGAGCTCGAGAACCGCCTGCGACGGCGTGACCTGCGGGTCGACGACGAGACGCTCTTCGAGTTCTACGACCAGCGCATCGGCCCCGACGTCGTCTCGGAACGGCACTTCGACTCCTGGTGGAAGAAGGCCCGCCACGAGCACCCCGACCTGCTCGACTTCGACCCGGAGCAGCTCCTCAGCGAGGATGCCGCGGAGCTCGACGAGGCCGCATTCCCGAGCGTCTGGCACCAGGCGGGCTTCGAGCTGCCGCTGACCTACGAGTTCTCGCCACTGACCCCGGGGGCGCACGACGGCGTCACGGTCACCATCCCCGTCCTGTTCCTCAACCAGCTCGAGCCGAAGCCGTTCCGCTGGCAGATCCCCGGCCAGCGCGTGGAGCTCGTCACCGCGCTCATCAAGTCCCTGCCGAAGCAGATCCGGAAGAACTTCGTGCCGGCGCCCGACGTGGCCCGCACCGCAGTCGCCGCCCTCGCCGCGGACTTCGACCCCGCACAGGACGATCTCGAGGCGTCCCTCGAACTCGCGCTGCGCCGGCTGCGCGGGCACATCATCCCGCCCGGGTCGTGGAACTGGTCCGCGGTGCCGCAGCACCTGCTGATGATGTTCCGCATCGTCGATGCCGGCGGCCGGGTCCTCGACGAATCCCGCGACCTCGAGGCACTGAAGGAATCGCTCGCGCCCGCGGTGAGCCGTGCCATCGCGCAGTCCCTCGGCGCCACGCCCGGCAGCACGCGCCCCTCCGGGGGCCCCGGGCGCGGCGGCCGCGGAGGAGGCACGGGACCCGCCGGGCGGGACGACGGACGCGCCGCGGGCACGCGGGGCGGACGGGGCGCACCGGTCACCGACGCACCCCGGGCGGGCAGCGGCGTCGCCCCTGCCTCCCGCGGCGGGGTCGCCGTGGCCGAGGCACCGGCCGTCGCGGAGCGCACGGGAGAGACGTCGTGGGTCTTCGGCACCCTCGAGCGCGAGGTGTCGCGGACCGTCGCCGGGCACCGGGTCACGGGTTTCCCTGCCGTGGTGGACGAGGGCACGTCGGTGGGGCTGAAGGTCTTCCCCGACGCCGGCCAGCAGGCGACGGTCATGCGGGCGGGCGTCATCCGGCTCCTGTCCCTGCGCATCCCGAGCCCGGCGAAATACGTCCTCGAGCACCTGAGCAACACCGAGAAGCTCACGTTCAGCCAGAACCCGCACGGCAGTGTCGCGGAGCTGATCCGCGACTGCTCGCTGGCCGCGATCGACAAGCTCGTGCCGGAGGAGCTGCCCTGGACGGAGGAGGCCTTCGACCGGTTGTACGAGGCGGTCCGCGCGGAGCTCATCGACACCGTCTTCACGGTGACGGCCACGGTCGAGCGCGTGCTGTCCAGCACCCGTCGGATCCAGAAGCAGCTGAAGGGCACGACGAGCCTTGCGCTCATCACGGCGCTGAACGACGTCCGGAGCCAGCTCGAGCACCTCGTCTACCCCGGCTTCGTCGCGGCGACCGGCTACGCGCAGCTTGCGCACCTCCCCCGCTACCTGAGGGCCATCGAGGTCCGGCTCGAGAAGCTGCCGACGAACGTGCAGCGCGACGGCCTCGGCATGGCCGTCGTCCAGCGGCTGGAGGACGAGTACGACGACGCCGTCGCGTCGCTGGCGGCAGGGCGCCATCGCCCGGCCGCACTCCGGCGCGTGCGCTGGATGATCGAGGAGCTGCGCGTGAGCCTGTTCGCCCAGGATCTCGGGACGGCGTACTCGGTGTCGGAGAAACGCGTCAGGACGGCCCTGAACGAGGCCCTCGCGGCCACCCGGTAG
- a CDS encoding HIT family protein: MPTLFTKIIDGEIPGRFVWQDEDVVAFLTIAPITPGHTLVVPRREIEHWLEADAGTLARVMAVAQAVGRAQEKAFGARRVGVLLEGYEVPHLHVHVWPTQSPDDFDVRRVDHAPDPAAMDSAADALRAALRDAGHGDSVPQ, from the coding sequence ATGCCCACGCTGTTCACGAAGATCATCGACGGAGAGATACCCGGCCGGTTCGTCTGGCAGGACGAGGACGTCGTCGCCTTCCTGACCATCGCCCCGATCACCCCGGGGCACACGCTCGTGGTGCCACGCCGGGAGATCGAGCACTGGCTCGAGGCCGACGCCGGGACGCTGGCCAGGGTGATGGCGGTCGCGCAGGCGGTCGGCCGCGCGCAGGAGAAGGCCTTCGGGGCCAGGCGCGTCGGGGTCCTCCTCGAGGGCTACGAGGTGCCCCACCTGCACGTCCACGTCTGGCCCACGCAGTCGCCGGACGACTTCGACGTCAGGCGCGTCGACCACGCGCCCGACCCCGCCGCCATGGACAGCGCCGCCGACGCCCTCCGGGCCGCCCTGCGCGACGCCGGGCACGGGGACTCCGTCCCGCAGTAG
- a CDS encoding sulfurtransferase, translated as MKTLMDVQELQDRMTSGAQTILLDVRWSLGDPHGHEHYRAAHIPGAVYVDMETQLCAPGGPGLGRHPLPAAEALQEAARQWGLNDGDTVVAYDDSGNLAAARLWWLLRDAGFASVSLLDGGLTAWRAAGFGVEGGEERHCVGSVHLTPGHMPVVSIPDLLDAPAVDVLLDARAGERFRGEQEPVDPKAGHVPGAVSAPTADNLTPDRRFRSADELRRRFGALGAGQGRVAVYCGSGITAAHEIAALDIAGIDAALFPGSWSQWSTTEGLPVATGA; from the coding sequence ATGAAGACTCTGATGGATGTGCAGGAACTGCAGGACCGGATGACCTCCGGTGCGCAGACCATCCTGCTCGACGTGCGCTGGTCGCTGGGTGACCCCCACGGCCACGAGCACTACCGCGCGGCCCACATACCCGGTGCCGTGTACGTGGACATGGAGACCCAGCTTTGCGCGCCCGGCGGCCCCGGTCTCGGCCGCCACCCCCTGCCTGCTGCCGAGGCACTGCAGGAAGCGGCCCGCCAGTGGGGCCTCAACGACGGCGACACGGTGGTCGCCTACGACGACTCGGGCAACCTCGCGGCGGCCCGCCTGTGGTGGCTCCTGCGCGATGCCGGCTTCGCGTCGGTCAGCCTGCTCGACGGCGGCCTGACGGCGTGGCGCGCCGCGGGGTTCGGCGTCGAGGGCGGGGAGGAGCGCCACTGCGTCGGGTCCGTCCACCTCACCCCGGGCCACATGCCGGTCGTGTCGATACCCGACCTCCTCGACGCCCCGGCGGTCGATGTCCTGCTCGACGCACGCGCCGGCGAACGGTTCCGCGGGGAGCAGGAGCCCGTTGACCCGAAGGCCGGCCACGTCCCCGGAGCGGTCAGCGCGCCGACGGCGGACAACCTCACGCCGGACCGGCGCTTCCGGTCCGCCGACGAACTCCGGCGCCGTTTCGGCGCCCTCGGCGCCGGCCAGGGACGCGTCGCGGTCTACTGCGGCTCGGGCATCACGGCCGCCCACGAGATCGCGGCCCTGGACATCGCGGGCATCGACGCCGCGCTGTTCCCGGGCTCGTGGTCGCAGTGGTCCACGACCGAGGGCCTGCCCGTCGCGACGGGCGCCTGA
- a CDS encoding MBL fold metallo-hydrolase: MLLTKFSHSCVRLEQDGSVLVIDPGSFSEVEEALEGASAVLVTHEHPDHIAVDRVVAVLAADLSVQLWAPRGVADAVAEGLGDAAGDRIHAVGGGEEFSAAGVDVRTFGGQHALIHPLIPLVANVGFLVGGTVYHPGDSFIVPEGVEVRTLLVPVHAPWSKLAEVVDFVTSVRAPRAFQIHDALLNETGLGMVEGHVTRLGARYGTTFRHLDVRSSVEL; encoded by the coding sequence ATGCTGCTGACCAAGTTCTCGCACTCCTGCGTGCGCCTCGAGCAGGACGGTTCCGTGCTCGTCATCGATCCGGGTTCGTTCTCCGAGGTCGAGGAGGCGCTCGAGGGTGCCTCCGCCGTCCTCGTCACGCACGAGCACCCGGACCACATCGCCGTCGACCGGGTGGTCGCCGTGCTCGCGGCGGACCTCTCCGTGCAGCTCTGGGCCCCACGCGGTGTCGCCGACGCCGTCGCCGAGGGCCTGGGTGACGCCGCGGGGGACCGGATCCACGCGGTCGGCGGCGGTGAGGAGTTCTCCGCGGCCGGCGTCGACGTCCGGACGTTCGGCGGCCAGCACGCGCTGATCCACCCCCTCATCCCCCTGGTCGCCAATGTCGGATTCCTCGTCGGAGGGACCGTCTACCACCCGGGCGACTCGTTCATCGTCCCCGAGGGGGTCGAGGTGCGGACGCTGCTCGTGCCCGTCCACGCGCCCTGGTCGAAGCTCGCCGAGGTCGTGGACTTCGTCACCTCCGTCCGCGCCCCCCGCGCGTTCCAGATCCACGACGCGTTGCTGAACGAGACCGGGCTCGGCATGGTCGAGGGCCACGTCACGCGGCTCGGAGCACGGTACGGGACCACCTTCCGCCATCTGGACGTGCGCTCCAGCGTCGAGCTCTGA
- a CDS encoding Fur family transcriptional regulator, with product MTPEATSEAAPAGTGGAQRVTRQRRAVSAALDDLDDFVSTQELHRLLHDRGESVSLATTYRILQSMADDGLVDVLRSGDNEAVYRRCAVEHHHHHLLCRNCGRAVEIEAPAVEQWAARIAAEHGFTDTAHTVEIHGLCPECSARPSLP from the coding sequence ATGACGCCGGAGGCGACATCCGAGGCAGCACCGGCAGGTACGGGCGGTGCGCAGCGCGTCACGCGCCAGCGCCGTGCCGTCAGCGCCGCGCTCGACGACCTCGACGATTTCGTCAGCACGCAGGAACTCCACCGCCTGCTCCACGATCGCGGCGAGTCTGTCTCCCTCGCCACGACCTACCGGATCCTGCAGTCCATGGCCGACGACGGCCTCGTGGACGTGCTGCGCAGCGGGGACAACGAGGCGGTGTACCGTCGCTGCGCCGTCGAGCACCACCACCACCACCTGCTGTGCAGGAACTGCGGCAGGGCCGTGGAGATCGAGGCTCCCGCGGTCGAGCAGTGGGCCGCGCGCATCGCCGCCGAGCACGGCTTCACCGACACCGCCCACACGGTCGAGATCCATGGACTGTGCCCTGAATGCTCCGCCCGGCCATCCCTCCCCTGA
- a CDS encoding MarR family winged helix-turn-helix transcriptional regulator yields MASDRPTPSPAAPAAAGPGGHGPDAEHLEALTDAVRSYRTAEIAMRGRSRDSMHLGRSDMTALRLLLQAKRTGRPLSAAVLARELGISTAATTVLIDRLARSGHAERRASPTDRRGVEIWPTASTDEEVRSTMGALHERMMAVVTGLRPEEYAVIHRFLGSLGAAMAELDLPDFPTEGPDAGAPGQDGTTSGGLARETDY; encoded by the coding sequence ATGGCCTCCGACCGACCGACCCCCTCGCCTGCGGCCCCTGCAGCGGCGGGCCCCGGCGGGCACGGCCCGGACGCCGAGCACCTCGAGGCCCTGACCGATGCGGTGCGGAGCTACCGGACCGCGGAGATCGCCATGCGCGGCCGGAGCAGGGACTCCATGCACCTAGGCCGGTCGGACATGACGGCACTGCGGCTCCTGCTCCAGGCCAAGCGGACCGGCCGGCCCCTCAGCGCGGCGGTACTCGCCCGGGAGCTCGGCATCTCGACCGCGGCCACGACCGTCCTGATCGACCGCCTTGCCAGGAGCGGCCACGCGGAGCGACGCGCCAGCCCCACCGACCGTCGGGGCGTGGAGATCTGGCCCACCGCGTCCACGGACGAGGAGGTCCGCTCGACCATGGGGGCCCTCCACGAGCGCATGATGGCCGTCGTGACGGGGCTCCGGCCCGAGGAGTACGCCGTGATCCACCGGTTCCTCGGCAGCCTGGGGGCGGCGATGGCGGAGCTCGACCTGCCGGATTTCCCCACCGAGGGCCCTGACGCGGGCGCCCCGGGACAGGACGGGACGACATCCGGCGGGTTAGCTAGAGAGACTGACTACTAG
- a CDS encoding MarR family winged helix-turn-helix transcriptional regulator, which translates to MISPDAQQGAGYWYPAAADVPHATATGVDVLNALRAYRTLESGMRRRLSQQLSINETDLSALRYLFAVWQRDEGASPKELALALGISSASTTLVIDRLEKAGFIRRRRHPVDRRAVILEPGEKATGEFRAGFDIEKRSVLAAAEGLTDAETETVTRFLRSMEQTITDAVDQADRPPES; encoded by the coding sequence ATGATCTCCCCGGACGCACAGCAGGGAGCCGGCTACTGGTACCCGGCAGCCGCCGACGTGCCCCATGCCACGGCGACAGGAGTCGACGTCCTCAACGCCCTGCGGGCGTACCGGACGCTGGAGAGCGGCATGCGCCGGCGGCTCAGCCAGCAGCTGAGCATCAACGAGACGGACCTGAGCGCGCTGCGCTACCTCTTCGCCGTCTGGCAGCGGGACGAGGGGGCGAGCCCGAAGGAGCTCGCGCTGGCCCTCGGCATCTCGAGTGCCTCGACGACGCTCGTGATCGACAGGCTCGAGAAGGCGGGCTTCATCCGGCGTCGACGCCATCCCGTGGACCGCCGTGCCGTGATCCTCGAGCCGGGAGAGAAGGCCACCGGGGAGTTCCGCGCCGGCTTCGACATCGAGAAGCGCAGCGTCCTGGCAGCGGCCGAGGGCCTGACCGACGCGGAGACCGAGACGGTGACCCGGTTCCTGCGCAGCATGGAACAGACCATCACGGACGCCGTCGACCAGGCCGACCGCCCGCCGGAGTCCTAG
- a CDS encoding metal ABC transporter permease, with translation MDFAEMIDAVFTFDNYAQLLPLVQNSLIAGAVLGLLGGLIGTFVMMRDLAFAVHGIAELSFAGAAFALLVGANVVAGSLVGSVLAALVLGLMGIRARDHNSIIGVVMPFGLGLGILFLALYEGRAANKFGLLTGQIVSVDDVQLNLLVGCAAVVILALAAIWRPLTFASADADLAEARGVPVRALSILFMVLLGISVALSIQVVGALLVLALLITPAAAALKVTSAPGLVVLLSVLFACTSVVGGILLALGGRIPISPYVTTISFAIYVVCRLVGPRRAARRSGAVAAGGSQAIAAGARG, from the coding sequence ATGGACTTCGCCGAGATGATCGATGCCGTCTTCACCTTCGACAACTACGCGCAGCTGCTGCCCCTCGTGCAGAACTCACTGATCGCCGGGGCGGTGCTGGGCCTGCTGGGCGGACTCATCGGGACCTTCGTCATGATGCGCGACCTCGCCTTCGCCGTGCACGGCATCGCGGAACTCTCCTTCGCCGGGGCGGCCTTCGCGCTGCTCGTCGGAGCCAACGTCGTCGCCGGCTCGCTCGTGGGCTCGGTGCTCGCGGCGCTCGTCCTCGGCCTCATGGGCATCCGGGCCCGCGACCACAACTCGATTATCGGGGTGGTGATGCCGTTCGGCCTCGGCCTCGGCATCCTGTTCCTCGCGCTCTACGAGGGGCGTGCGGCCAACAAGTTCGGCCTGCTCACCGGGCAGATCGTCTCGGTCGACGACGTGCAGCTGAACCTGCTGGTCGGGTGCGCCGCGGTGGTGATCCTCGCCCTCGCCGCGATCTGGCGCCCGCTGACCTTCGCGAGTGCGGATGCGGACCTCGCCGAGGCGCGCGGCGTCCCCGTGCGGGCCCTCTCGATCCTGTTCATGGTCCTGCTGGGGATCTCCGTGGCGCTGTCCATCCAGGTGGTCGGTGCCCTGCTGGTGCTCGCCCTGCTCATCACCCCGGCGGCGGCGGCGCTGAAGGTGACCTCCGCGCCCGGGCTCGTGGTGCTGCTCAGCGTGCTGTTCGCCTGCACCTCGGTGGTGGGCGGCATCCTCCTGGCGCTGGGCGGCCGCATCCCGATCAGCCCCTACGTCACCACGATCTCCTTCGCGATCTACGTGGTGTGCCGACTCGTCGGTCCGCGTCGGGCGGCGCGACGGTCCGGGGCGGTGGCCGCCGGCGGTTCGCAGGCCATCGCGGCGGGTGCGCGGGGCTAG